Proteins co-encoded in one Rhizobium sp. NZLR1 genomic window:
- a CDS encoding ABC transporter permease — translation MNFSWISSYWPLLLTGAWQTVALLVISVVFGFAIAIGLAFAQVSGGRLTRLLARGYCTFFRGTPLLIQLWLLYYGVGSLLPMVPGIRQSLFWPILREGFFFAAVSFTLNYAAYEAEVLRGALLAVPKGELEAGRAFGLSPWKLVRRIWLPRAIRIALPTIAGEIVMQLKATPLAFTVTVMDLYAVANKVRQDTLLVYEPLLVVTVFYLALTAVIARVFRGLEAQVPVRR, via the coding sequence ATGAATTTCAGCTGGATCTCTTCCTATTGGCCGCTGCTTCTGACCGGCGCCTGGCAGACCGTTGCGCTGCTGGTGATCTCCGTGGTGTTCGGCTTTGCCATCGCCATCGGTCTCGCTTTCGCGCAGGTCAGCGGCGGCAGGCTGACGCGGCTGCTCGCCCGCGGCTATTGCACCTTCTTCCGCGGCACGCCGCTGCTGATCCAGCTATGGCTTCTCTATTATGGGGTCGGCTCGCTGCTGCCCATGGTTCCCGGCATCCGCCAGAGCCTGTTCTGGCCGATCCTGCGCGAGGGCTTCTTCTTTGCGGCCGTCAGTTTCACGCTGAACTATGCGGCCTATGAGGCGGAGGTGTTGCGCGGTGCGCTGCTCGCCGTTCCCAAAGGCGAGCTGGAAGCCGGCCGGGCCTTCGGCCTGTCGCCATGGAAGCTCGTCCGCCGCATCTGGCTGCCGCGCGCCATCCGCATCGCCTTGCCGACGATTGCCGGAGAGATCGTCATGCAGCTGAAGGCGACGCCGCTTGCCTTCACGGTGACGGTGATGGATCTCTACGCCGTGGCCAACAAGGTTCGCCAGGACACGCTGCTGGTCTATGAGCCGCTGCTTGTCGTCACCGTCTTCTATCTCGCTTTGACCGCAGTAATTGCCCGCGTCTTTCGAGGTCTCGAAGCGCAGGTACCCGTTCGTCGTTAG
- a CDS encoding helix-turn-helix domain-containing protein gives MKKTVPALRQEDYEALADLRFALRQFMDFSASAAQLEGLPVQQHQALLAIKGHRGDAMTIGMLAERLIIAPHTATELVGRLSDAGLVERHADPTDRRRQTILLTEKADALLVRLSAAHLSEIREMAPKLIELLLELQKTAQA, from the coding sequence TTATGAGGCGCTCGCCGATCTCAGATTCGCACTTCGGCAATTCATGGACTTCAGCGCCTCTGCCGCCCAGCTGGAAGGGCTGCCTGTACAGCAGCATCAGGCGCTGCTGGCGATCAAGGGGCACCGCGGCGATGCCATGACCATCGGCATGCTGGCCGAGCGGCTGATCATCGCGCCGCATACGGCGACCGAGCTTGTCGGGCGGCTGTCGGACGCGGGCCTGGTCGAACGCCATGCCGATCCGACCGACAGGCGCCGTCAGACGATACTTCTGACGGAGAAGGCCGACGCGCTTCTGGTGAGACTGAGCGCCGCCCACCTCTCGGAAATAAGGGAGATGGCGCCGAAGCTGATCGAGCTTCTCCTCGAGCTGCAGAAGACCGCCCAAGCCTGA
- a CDS encoding homocysteine S-methyltransferase family protein encodes MSTTRILDGGMSRELLRLGAELKQPEWSALALINAPDIVREVHKEFIAAGSQVITTNSYALVPFHIGEDRFQKEGAALTRLAGRLAREAADAATDRKVLVAGSLPPIFGSYEPQNFQPSRVQDYLKVLVENLAPFVDVWLGETLSLIAEGEAVRQAVAASGKPFWISFTLADDEADIESGGPKLRSGESVEDAASWAVSSGAKALLFNCSKPEVMQAAVETVARVFRKTDAQIEIGVYANAFEGEQGTSAANEGLHETRDDLNDDAYSRFACSWAEAGATIIGGCCGIGAAHIHRLSKTLLR; translated from the coding sequence ATGAGCACGACACGAATTCTCGATGGCGGCATGAGCCGCGAGTTGCTGCGGCTGGGCGCCGAACTGAAACAACCGGAATGGTCGGCACTGGCGCTGATCAACGCGCCGGACATCGTCCGTGAGGTCCACAAGGAATTCATCGCGGCCGGTTCGCAGGTCATCACCACGAACAGCTATGCGCTGGTGCCTTTCCATATCGGTGAGGACCGGTTCCAGAAGGAGGGGGCGGCGCTGACCCGTCTCGCCGGTCGTTTGGCGCGCGAGGCGGCCGATGCCGCCACCGATCGCAAGGTGCTGGTCGCCGGTTCGCTGCCGCCGATCTTCGGCTCCTACGAGCCGCAAAATTTTCAGCCTTCACGGGTGCAAGACTATCTCAAGGTGCTGGTCGAAAACCTCGCTCCCTTCGTCGATGTCTGGCTCGGCGAGACGTTGAGCCTGATCGCCGAGGGAGAGGCCGTGCGCCAGGCGGTGGCGGCATCAGGCAAGCCGTTCTGGATTTCCTTCACCTTGGCGGATGACGAGGCAGACATCGAAAGCGGCGGGCCGAAGCTTCGCTCCGGCGAAAGCGTCGAGGACGCGGCATCCTGGGCAGTTTCATCGGGTGCGAAGGCCTTGCTCTTCAATTGCAGCAAGCCTGAAGTCATGCAGGCGGCGGTAGAGACGGTAGCGCGCGTATTCCGGAAGACGGACGCTCAGATCGAAATCGGCGTTTATGCCAATGCCTTCGAAGGCGAACAAGGCACATCAGCCGCCAATGAAGGGCTGCATGAGACCCGTGACGATCTGAACGACGACGCCTATTCGCGCTTTGCGTGCTCCTGGGCCGAAGCCGGTGCGACGATCATCGGCGGCTGCTGCGGCATCGGCGCCGCCCATATCCATCGCCTCAGCAAGACGCTTTTAAGATAG